The following proteins are encoded in a genomic region of Phycodurus eques isolate BA_2022a chromosome 11, UOR_Pequ_1.1, whole genome shotgun sequence:
- the vip gene encoding VIP peptides, whose amino-acid sequence MTSQRRCPQLLLLFALFSVLYSRTLSLPYASMRPTRHADGLFTSGYSKLLGQLSARRYLESLIGKRVGDELMDEPVKRHSDAIFTDNYSRFRKQMAVKKYLNSVLTGKRSLENVGTGDQEESRDDPNALQENYDDINVEHLLNDFQLPL is encoded by the exons ATGACGTCACAGCGGAGATGCCCccagctccttctcctctttgcGCTCTTCAGCGTGCTCTACTCCAGGACGCTCAGTCTGCCCTACGCATCCATGAG ACCGACGAGACACGCGGACGGGCTTTTCACCAGCGGCTACAGCAAACTTCTGGGGCAGCTTTCAGCCAGGAGGTACCTGGAGTCTCTGATTGGGAAGAGAGTCGG TGACGAGCTGATGGACGAGCCGGTCAAGCGCCACTCGGACGCCATCTTCACGGACAACTACAGCCGCTTCCGCAAACAGATGGCCGTCAAGAAGTACCTCAACTCGGTCTTAACGGGGAAGAGGAG TTTAGAAAATGTGGGCACGGGTGATCAGGAAGAGTCCCGGGACGACCCCAACGCTCTCCAGGAGAACTACGACGACATCAACGTCGAGCACCTGCTAAACGACTTCCAGCTG CCGCTTTGA